The following are encoded together in the Vigna angularis cultivar LongXiaoDou No.4 chromosome 9, ASM1680809v1, whole genome shotgun sequence genome:
- the LOC108347234 gene encoding dirigent protein 22 has translation MATQLLLTLFLLSFTVATIAEDTGYVGTVDPKSLGLNKRKTLSHFRLYWQDVISGSNATAINIIPAIPKYNTTTSFGSVTVTDNALTLGPELSSKVVGRSEGIYALTSQSQVTLLMVMNFVLTEGKYNGSSITIVGRNVAYDEEKELPVVGGSGVFKFATGYAHAKTYHFDPTTGDATTEYNIYVFHY, from the coding sequence aTGGCCACCCAACTGCTCCTCACACTGTTCCTTCTCTCTTTCACCGTCGCCACCATAGCAGAAGACACTGGCTATGTGGGCACAGTGGATCCCAAGTCCCTCGGCCTCAACAAGAGAAAAACCCTAAGCCACTTTAGATTGTACTGGCAGGACGTCATAAGCGGCTCCAACGCCACCGCCATAAACATCATCCCGGCTATCCCCAAGTACAACACCACCACCTCCTTCGGCTCCGTCACCGTGACGGACAACGCCTTGACCCTGGGACCCGAACTCAGCTCCAAGGTTGTGGGAAGATCCGAAGGAATCTACGCCCTGACATCGCAGTCGCAGGTTACTCTCCTCATGGTGATGAACTTTGTCTTGACGGAAGGAAAGTACAACGGGAGCAGCATAACTATCGTGGGGAGGAACGTGGCttatgatgaagaaaaagagttgCCTGTGGTTGGAGGAAGTGGAGTTTTCAAGTTTGCTACAGGTTACGCTCATGCTAAGACCTACCACTTTGACCCTACCACCGGTGATGCTACCACTGAGTACAACATCTACGTCTTCCATTATTGA